One Mesorhizobium loti genomic window carries:
- a CDS encoding Fis family transcriptional regulator → MKSPNSKSEMNNVVPIVPLHERAPDIFETSIALTAPSGLEATLANVVDLLPSLVQVRHGIISLCDGAGIPDMTVGAGWSEGSDERYRKHLPRAAIDQIITTGMALVAENIALDPAFNAADKEVLGASDNMKVSFIGVPIRVDANVVGTLTIDRILDNKSGSLLDYDLRLLTTIANLVGQTVKLHRLFASDRERLMAEKIRMQKQFGELKQPGHEGKRAHVKGIIGDSPALRGLLEKVALVARSNSTVLLRGESGTGKELVAKAVHEMSGRAKRPFIKLNCAALPETVLESELFGHEKGAFTSAFNSRKGRFELADKGTLFLDEIGEISASFQAKLLRVLQEQEFERVGSNQTIKVDVRVIAATNRNLEDAVARNEFRADLYYRISVVPLLVPPLRERRGDIPLLAAEFLKNFNSENGRTMVFDASATEVLMNCAFPGNVRELENCVQRTATLAAGASIGRNDFDCCHGRCLSAMLWKHASKETAPKSEPIAPLPLNPAMQSSGAFASAAIGVPHDDSEQALPAPVRLGLVSDAKMTDRERLIAAMERSGWVQAKAARLLGLTPRQIGYALRKYGIEIKNL, encoded by the coding sequence ATGAAAAGCCCTAATTCAAAGTCCGAGATGAATAACGTGGTCCCTATTGTGCCGTTGCACGAGAGGGCGCCGGACATCTTTGAAACGTCGATAGCGCTCACCGCTCCCTCTGGGCTGGAAGCCACGTTGGCCAACGTCGTCGACCTCCTGCCATCGTTGGTGCAGGTGCGGCACGGTATCATCTCGCTCTGCGACGGTGCCGGCATACCGGACATGACCGTCGGCGCCGGCTGGAGCGAAGGCAGCGATGAGCGCTACCGCAAGCATCTGCCACGGGCGGCGATCGACCAGATCATAACGACGGGCATGGCGCTCGTCGCCGAGAACATAGCGTTGGATCCGGCTTTCAACGCCGCCGACAAGGAGGTGCTCGGGGCGTCCGACAACATGAAAGTGTCGTTCATCGGCGTACCCATTCGCGTCGATGCGAACGTCGTGGGCACGCTGACCATCGACCGCATCCTGGACAACAAATCAGGCTCCCTCCTCGATTACGACCTGCGCCTCCTTACCACAATCGCTAATCTGGTTGGACAGACAGTGAAGCTGCATCGCCTGTTCGCGTCCGACCGCGAGCGACTGATGGCCGAAAAAATCCGGATGCAAAAGCAATTCGGCGAACTCAAGCAGCCTGGGCATGAGGGCAAAAGGGCTCATGTCAAGGGGATCATTGGCGACAGCCCGGCGCTGCGCGGGCTGCTTGAGAAGGTCGCGTTAGTAGCCAGGTCCAACAGCACCGTTTTGCTGCGCGGGGAATCGGGGACCGGCAAGGAGCTGGTCGCCAAGGCCGTTCACGAGATGTCGGGACGCGCCAAGCGGCCGTTCATCAAGCTCAATTGCGCAGCGCTCCCTGAGACAGTCCTGGAATCCGAACTGTTCGGTCACGAAAAGGGTGCCTTTACCAGTGCATTCAACTCGCGCAAGGGGCGCTTTGAGCTCGCCGACAAGGGAACGTTGTTTCTGGACGAGATCGGTGAGATTTCGGCCTCGTTCCAGGCAAAGCTGCTGCGCGTGCTGCAGGAGCAGGAGTTCGAGCGCGTCGGCAGCAACCAGACGATTAAGGTCGACGTTCGCGTGATTGCCGCCACGAACAGGAACCTGGAAGACGCGGTTGCAAGGAACGAGTTTCGCGCCGACCTTTATTATCGCATCAGCGTTGTTCCCTTGCTGGTGCCGCCATTGCGCGAAAGGCGCGGTGATATTCCGCTCCTTGCCGCTGAGTTTCTCAAGAATTTCAACAGCGAGAACGGCCGTACGATGGTCTTCGATGCGAGTGCGACTGAAGTGCTGATGAACTGTGCTTTTCCCGGAAATGTCCGCGAGCTTGAAAATTGCGTGCAGCGGACGGCGACCCTGGCAGCGGGAGCGTCAATCGGCAGAAACGACTTTGACTGCTGCCATGGCCGATGCCTTTCCGCGATGCTATGGAAGCACGCATCGAAGGAGACTGCGCCGAAATCGGAGCCGATCGCACCATTGCCACTGAACCCGGCCATGCAATCGTCTGGTGCTTTTGCTTCGGCCGCCATTGGGGTCCCGCATGACGACAGCGAGCAGGCACTGCCAGCGCCTGTTCGGCTAGGCCTCGTAAGCGACGCGAAGATGACCGATCGCGAGCGTCTCATCGCGGCCATGGAAAGATCCGGCTGGGTACAGGCAAAGGCAGCGCGCC
- a CDS encoding C4-dicarboxylate transporter DctA: MLTPLAPSVKRAPRKTLFAKPYVQVLVAILLGVAVGHFYPQIGENLKPLGDAFIKLVKMIIAPVIFLTVSTGIAGMSDLQKVGRVAGKAMVYFFTFSTLALIVGLIVGNVIQPGAGLNIDLTSLDVQAVNGYASKAHEQSVTGFLMNMIPTTIVGAFVEGDILQVLFFSVLFGIALAMVGESGKSVLSFLQDLTAPVFKLVGILMKAAPIGAFGAMAFTIGKYGIGSVANLAMLVGTFYLTAFLFVFGVLGAVCRYNGFSIFSLIRYIKEELLLVLGTSSSEAALPSLMEKMEKAGAKRSVVGLVIPTGYSFNLDGTNIYMTLAALFIAQATNTDLSVGDQVLLLLVAMLSSKGAAGVTGAGFVTLAATLSVVPAVPVAGMALILGVDRFMSECRALTNLVGNAVASLVVARWEGELDQAQLKAAFCGHQPAETSTGQPLITPAPSNSAASLPVESPGWSQTPDDRAAGSKQTLAGR; the protein is encoded by the coding sequence ATGTTGACCCCACTGGCTCCAAGCGTAAAGCGCGCACCCCGCAAGACCCTTTTTGCCAAGCCTTACGTGCAGGTGCTTGTCGCAATCCTGCTCGGAGTCGCGGTTGGCCATTTTTATCCGCAAATCGGAGAAAACCTGAAGCCGCTCGGCGATGCCTTCATCAAGCTCGTCAAGATGATCATCGCGCCCGTTATCTTTCTGACCGTGTCGACTGGAATTGCCGGCATGAGCGATCTTCAGAAGGTCGGCCGTGTTGCCGGCAAGGCGATGGTCTATTTCTTCACCTTCTCGACGCTCGCGCTTATCGTCGGCCTCATCGTCGGCAATGTCATTCAGCCTGGCGCCGGCCTCAACATCGATCTGACCTCGCTCGACGTCCAAGCCGTCAATGGCTATGCCTCAAAGGCCCATGAGCAGTCCGTGACCGGCTTCCTCATGAACATGATCCCGACCACGATTGTCGGCGCCTTTGTGGAAGGCGACATTCTACAGGTGTTGTTCTTCTCCGTCCTCTTCGGCATCGCGCTGGCGATGGTCGGAGAATCGGGCAAATCGGTTCTTTCCTTCCTTCAGGACCTCACTGCACCCGTTTTCAAATTGGTCGGCATCCTGATGAAAGCCGCGCCGATCGGTGCTTTCGGAGCAATGGCCTTCACGATTGGCAAATATGGCATCGGTTCGGTAGCCAACCTTGCGATGCTGGTCGGGACCTTCTATCTCACGGCCTTCCTCTTCGTATTCGGGGTTCTCGGTGCAGTCTGTCGCTACAATGGCTTCTCGATCTTTTCTCTTATCCGCTACATAAAGGAAGAGCTGCTGCTGGTCCTCGGAACGTCCTCCTCCGAGGCTGCGCTGCCCTCTCTCATGGAGAAAATGGAAAAGGCCGGCGCCAAGCGCTCGGTCGTGGGCCTGGTTATCCCGACCGGATATTCCTTCAATCTGGATGGCACCAATATCTACATGACCCTCGCGGCCCTTTTCATCGCGCAGGCGACGAATACGGATTTGTCAGTTGGCGATCAGGTCCTGCTGCTGCTCGTCGCGATGCTTTCCTCCAAGGGTGCAGCAGGTGTCACAGGTGCCGGCTTCGTCACGTTGGCCGCTACGCTCTCCGTGGTGCCGGCAGTTCCCGTTGCTGGAATGGCGCTGATCCTTGGCGTCGATCGCTTCATGTCGGAATGCAGGGCACTGACGAATTTGGTCGGTAACGCGGTGGCATCGCTCGTCGTCGCCCGCTGGGAAGGCGAACTGGATCAGGCGCAATTGAAAGCTGCATTCTGCGGCCACCAGCCTGCCGAGACATCAACCGGCCAGCCACTGATAACGCCCGCGCCGAGCAACTCGGCAGCATCGCTGCCGGTTGAATCGCCTGGCTGGTCCCAAACGCCGGACGATCGGGCCGCGGGTTCCAAACAAACTCTCGCGGGCCGATGA
- a CDS encoding ABC-type sugar transport system, periplasmic component → MRKETAQRVLAAAQAIGYHAAGLIKQRLQPDLPQYRLGFILRKPTHHFYQGFAREVEAAVNAAKCFHGTSLIEFAPSHMPCDLIPLLKEFGARCHAIAMVAPDHPAITAAVQELKAKGIPVFSLLSDFAEGVREGYIGLDNRKVGRTTAWMLSKVARRPGKVAVFVGSHRFQGQELREVGFRSYFRENAPAFELLDPLVNLEARQITYEATLDLMQREPELTGFYVAGGGMEGAISALREEGESRGLVAIVNEITPESRAALADGMITMSVATPQRLLCQELMTLMAQAIKVGTSETLGQTFLPFEIYLPENI, encoded by the coding sequence GTGCGGAAGGAGACTGCGCAGCGGGTCTTAGCGGCGGCACAGGCCATCGGATATCACGCCGCAGGTCTTATCAAGCAGCGCCTGCAGCCGGACCTGCCGCAATATCGGCTTGGCTTCATCTTGAGAAAACCGACTCACCACTTCTACCAGGGCTTCGCGCGTGAGGTCGAAGCGGCGGTCAACGCGGCGAAGTGCTTCCATGGCACTTCGCTCATCGAATTCGCGCCGTCGCACATGCCATGCGACCTTATTCCATTGCTCAAGGAATTCGGAGCGCGCTGCCACGCGATCGCCATGGTGGCGCCGGACCATCCGGCGATCACGGCAGCCGTCCAAGAACTCAAGGCAAAAGGCATCCCCGTTTTCTCGCTGCTTTCCGATTTCGCCGAAGGTGTTCGTGAGGGTTATATCGGCCTCGACAACCGCAAGGTCGGGCGGACGACAGCGTGGATGCTTTCAAAGGTCGCAAGACGGCCGGGCAAGGTGGCGGTTTTTGTCGGCAGCCACCGTTTTCAGGGGCAGGAGCTGCGGGAGGTCGGCTTTCGCTCCTATTTCCGTGAGAATGCACCGGCATTCGAGCTGCTCGATCCGCTCGTGAACCTTGAGGCACGGCAGATCACCTACGAGGCCACGCTGGATCTCATGCAACGGGAACCCGAACTCACCGGCTTCTATGTGGCCGGCGGAGGTATGGAGGGAGCGATCTCCGCGCTCCGTGAAGAAGGCGAAAGCCGGGGTCTCGTCGCGATCGTTAACGAGATCACGCCGGAGTCACGGGCTGCACTCGCAGATGGCATGATCACGATGTCGGTCGCCACGCCCCAGCGCCTGCTTTGCCAGGAACTGATGACGCTGATGGCCCAGGCCATCAAGGTCGGCACTTCGGAGACGCTTGGGCAGACTTTTCTGCCGTTTGAGATCTATCTGCCGGAAAACATCTGA